In Actinoplanes lobatus, the DNA window GTCGGGTTGTCGCTGGTCCCGGAACATCGGCGTGGGCACGGCGCCCGGTACGACACGCTCAACCAGGGCCGCCTCGACGTGGAGGCGCTGCGCCGTGACCTGGGCAGGCTGCCGCTGCCGCGGGCCGTGGATGGCCGGTTGATGCTGGCCGTCGACGTGTCGCCGTGGCTGCGCCCGGACGCCGACACCAGCCCGGACCGCTCGTTCTGTCACACCTACGGCCGGGGCAAGGACGAACACCGGATGACCCGGGCTGGCCGTACTCGTTCATCGCCGCTCTGGAACCCGGCCGCACCTCGTGGACTGCCCTGCTCGACGCCGGCCGCGGACCTGACCGCCCTCACCTGCACGCAGATCCGCGGGCTCGTCGGCCGGTTGGTCGCCGCCGGGCGGTGGCAGCCCGGCGAACCCGACATCCTGATCGTGCTCGACGCCGGCTACGAAGCCCCGCGCATCGCCTGGCTGCTCCGTGATCTGCCGGTGGAGATCCTGGGCCGGATGCGCTCGGACCGGGTCCTGCGCCGGGCGACCCTACCCAGCCGGGGCGAACCGAAACCGGTCTTGCTGTCGTGGTCCAAAACCGACGCCACCCCAGCGGATGTCGACCGCTGCTGGCAGGTGTTCCGGCGCGGATTCGACATCGAGCACACGTTCAGAATGATCAAGCAGAACCTTGGCTGGACCGTCCTGCAGCTACGGGACCCGGCCGCGCCCGACCGGTGGACCTGGCTCATCCTGGCCGCGCACACCCAGCTGCGCCTGGCGCGGCCCCTCGCCCCAGACCTGCGCCGCCCCTGGGAGCGCCCGGGCCCGGCCGAGCGATTGACTCCGGCCCGGATCCGGCGGGGTTTCGGTACCTCCGCGCGACCAGCTGCACGCCAGCGCGTGCACCGAAACCCAGCCGACCCGGCCCCGGGCGCCCACCCGGCTCCCGCAACCGGCACACGGCCACCCGCCACGACGTCGGACTCATCCTCGTCACCGGCCAAGCCCACCAACGACCGGCCCACCACGAGAAGGGCACCAGGCCCCGCCGCACGGGTTAAATCACAAGCTCAAGCAGCACACGGCTCGGCTGATCGACAGCGACGCCGATGCCGCCGAGTGGCTGCGATCCGGCGGCCCGGCCAGGGGCCCGGCTCGATCAGGTGACAACAGCTCAAGCCACAACCCCACCACCCGGCTGCCAGGTCCGACCGACTCAGCCGACCGACAACTCAAGCCACCCAGGGCTCAGCTGCCCGGCTGCCAGATCCGACATGCTCGACGCCCGGCCTACGGCGCCTCGATCAGGTCGGGGAACCGCAGCGCCTCCCAGAATTGCTCGGCGGGCCACCCGACGGCATGCCGGCTGGCCAGCCACAGCGTGCCGGCGAGCCCGTGCGTCCCGATGACCAGAGTGCCCCCGGCCGCGGCGTGCCTGTCCACAGCGGCGGCGAAGCGGCCCACTACCTGGTCCCGCGGCTCCCATCCCTCGTGGTCGGCCCCGTTCAGGTAGGCGCGGGCGGCCGCCCGGTAAACGTCACCACCGGTCCACGCCGGCGGGCGGCGCACCTCGGCGAATCCGGAATCGACAGCCACCCTCGTATCTCCCGCGATCTGAGCGAGTGTCTCCATCGCCTTGGGCTCCGGGCTGGAAACGAACCGCGCCCCCGGCTGGATCAGCAGCGCCAGTTCACGGGCGGCCGCCCGGCCCGCCGCGCTCAACCGCCACAGCTCCGCCGGAACGCCCGGGTCGATCTCCGGCATCGCGTGCCGGACGAGCAGAATCCGGCTCACCGGCTCGGCATCCGATCCGGGGCGGTGAGCGGGCGGTCGGAGGCGAAAGCCCGCAAGATGCGGCCGAGGATCAGGCCGATCGGGATCGCCACCAGGATGAGTACGACGTCCTCGTCGGCGGCGTCGGCCGGCGGGTTGGCGGCGAGCGCGGTGAACGGCGCTCCGGTCCGCAGCACGATGGTCGCCAGTGTGAGCGGCAGCCACAACACCGGCAGCACGAGCGCGGCGATCACCGCCACCGGCGTGTGGTCGTTCCGGCGGAGAGCGATCGCGACGACGATCACCACGAGCAGCACCGTGAAGGCATAGGCCCCGATCACACGCCCCGCCGAGGGCTGCGGGGAGACGTATCGAAGCAACCACGGCGCCGCCGTGAGGAGAACACCGACCGCGACCCGGGTCAGGCTCACGACGGGGGCAGCGCGCACGGCGGCGGCGACCGCGACCGATGCCAGCAGGGACCCGACCGCAGCGCTGCCCAGGTGGAGGGCCACCTCGGTGTCGGTCGGCGACTCGGTGATCGTCACCAACCCGGACGCGACCGCCGCGACGGTCGCCGTGGTGAGCAGCGTCCCCGGGCGGGACACACGGGAGAACGCGCGTACGGCGGCGGAGCCGGCGAGGATCGCCACCACCGCACCGATCGCGAGCCGCATCGTGCCGGAGTCCTGATCGATCCGGTCGAGGCCGAGGTCGGCGCCCAGCCACAGCAGTCCCCCGGCCGATACGGCGCGGGTCGCCCTGCGGTCGCCGCGGGCGTACACGATCGCCATCAGGATCAGGGCGATCAGCGCGCCCCAGCGCAGTTCGCGGGCCCAGTAGGTGTTGTTCTCACCGTAGGCGGCCGGGCCCTCCGGCTCGCTCAACGGCTGCAGGATGGTCACACCGACCGCCCACATCGCAGCCGAAACGGCCGCGAGCGACAGCAGCACGACCTGTTTCGCCACGGTCCGCCACCCGACAGGTCCGGTGGCGGCATCAGCGACGGTGAGACGATCCCGGAGTCCCATGGCGGCACACGCTACCGAAGTTCAAGATCGGCAACGACCCACGACCGCCATGGGCGCCGGCTGTCAGGCGTGGTGACGACCCACGACCGCCATGGGCGCCGGCTGTCAGGCGTGGTGACGACCCACGACCGCCATGGGCGCCGGCTGTCAGGTGGTGACGTCGGTCAGGTCGCGCAGCACCTCCGAGGCAAGGACCGGGTCCAGGCCGGCCAGTGGCAGTGTCTGCTCGCCGGTGAGGTTCCATCGACTGGCGCTGCCGTCGTGCAGGTAGACCGCGACCAGTTTCTGTTCGGCGTCGTAGCCGACCTGGCCGACGATGCCCGGGTCGAGGTCGACGGACAGGATCTGCCCCGGCCCGGCCGTCAGGTCGAAGCCGCGCTGGATTCCGGCGTTCGCCGCCTCCTGCCGGATCCAGCCACGCCGGTCCAACATGATCACCTTGGTGGTCGGCACGGTCACGCCTTCGAACCGCTCCAGCCGCCCGGTGGCCGCCTCCTGCTCGGTGAGCGTGTACACCGGCCGCCCGAGCTGGGGGAACGGCTGCATGATCTCGTAGTCGGCGAACACCTCCGCCCATCGGGACGTGCCCACGCCCAACTGGACCGGATGAGCGATGCCGACCACGTCGTCGTCGCCCAGGTCGACGGGTTCGTCGTCGACGTCGGCGAGGCTGCGGTCCTCGGCGATCCGCAGTGCACCGACCACGGCGCCGTCGCCGGCGAAGCGGGCCCAGACGAGCCGCCGGCCGATGTGCCACATCAGCGGGTGCTCGGCGAACAGCCGACGGAACTCCGCACCGGTCCAGCGCCGCCCGGTGACCATGGCCTGTTCCAGCCGCTTGACCTGCTCGGTGGAGATCTTGCGGACGTCCCGTTTCAGGGCGGAGAACCGCCGGTAGGCCGCCTCGGCGAGCTCCTCGTCGTCCCGTGCCCCCGGTTTGGGCAGCGCCTTGAGCCGCTTGCCGTCCGCGTCGGCCACGAGCGGCCGCAACTGCTCGTCGAACCCGACCACGAACTGCCGCGGACCGTAGTCCAGCCGAAGCCGGCCGTCGGCGTCCAGCCCGAAGTCGGGGACCAGCCGGTCGGCCAGCTGCTCGGCGCTGAGCCCGAGCGCCTCGGCGACCTCGGCGATCCGGGCGGTCGCGGCTTCGCGCAACGGTCTGGACTTGGCCTTCTGGGAGATCCGGTGCACCTGCATGAGCGCCTCGTCGGTGCCGATGCCGACGAGGACGGACAGCCCGGAGACCGCGGCGGCGCTGCGGCCCTCGGTGGGCCAGACCATGATCAGTGGGGTGAGCCGCCGGGCGGTCTCGTCGTCGCCGGTCAGGGCGACCGCGTCGTACACCCAGCCGTCCTTGGCGACGCCTCCGGCGGCCTGCCACAGCTCGAACAGCGCCCACCCGAACTCGGCCAGATCGTTCGGTTCGACGGCCTCGCGGACCGGTTCGAGACCCGCGTACGGGTCGTCGGACCGGGAGATCATCAGGATGAGAAGGAGGTTGGCGACAGCCTCGACGGGTAGCGCCCCGGACCCGTCACGCAGCCGAACCGGCGGCAGCACGCCGGGCGCCGCCCACTCCGGCGGTGCCGGCATCCGGCCGGGAAGAGCCATCAGCGGGTCGGCGACGAACAGTGCCTCCACCCCGGCGGCGGCCTCCTGGCCGTAGCCGGCGGCGGCCGCCCGGATCTGCTCGGTGTGACCGTGGTCGTGCAGCAGGAGAAGGGCGCGCTCGGCCTGCCGGCGGGCCGTGCCGGCCCGGCCCAGAGCCGCCGGGATCAGCGCACGGGCGGCCGCCGCGGGATGCCGCGCCAGCCACCGCTGGGCGAGGCTGCGCACCGACTTGAGCCGCGCCGACCAGTCGGCCATCAGTGTCGCCACCTCAAGCGACGTGAACGGCATGAGCAACGGGCCGTAGTCGGCGGGTGTCGCCCGGGCCAGGGTCAGCACCGTCGGGAGCGCGTCGGTGCCGAGTCGTGCCGCGGTGGCCCTGAGCCACCGGGGCGTGCTGTAGTCGGTGCGCGGCCGCCATCGGGGGAGTGTCTGGCGAGCGATCTCCTCAGGGCCGCGGGTGAACAGGTTGCTGGGAGCGTCGTCCCACCGGCCGACACCGTTGATCACCGACTCCGCCACGGCGAGCCAGTCGGTAGCGGGTTCCTCGTGGTAGTACACGTAGGTATCCGCCCACTCCTGCCGCTCGCCCGGAAGCCAGCTCAGCGCGGGCGCGTCGGCGCAGGTCAGCCCGGCGACCACCGGCGGCTTCACGGCCTTCTTACGGTTCCGCCAGGGCGGGTCGGCCAGCACCGGCGGCACCGCGGACAGTGGAGCGGCCGCCACCTTGCCCCAGGCCTCCACGATGGCCCGCACCCGCCCGGCGGCCACCGGGCCGAGCAGCGGCATCACCTGATCGGCGAGGTCGGGATACCGGCCCACGTGCGAGCGCAGCAACTCGTCGTCCTCCTCGGCGAGGATCCGCAAGGCCCGGACGGGGAACCGCTCGGCCGCCTCCAGCAGAGCCGCCCGGACAGGTCGTGAACCGGAACGGGCCAGCAGGCCGCGCATGACGTCATCGCCCGGCAACGCCGCCAGCACGGAGAGAACACGCTGTTCGGCGCCACGGCCGGCGTAGCGCGGGAATCCCCGGTCGACCCAGTAGAACAGGGTCGGTGCGACGGCCACACCGACGCCGTCGACAAGGGCGAGCACGAGTTCCCTGTCCACGTCCAGGTCCGGGAGACCGAACTGGCTGGCAAGCTGGGCCGCCTGCTCCGGTGTCCGCGCCGCGTAGAGCAGCATCCCGCAGCGAGGGCGGTCGTCGGCGTTCAGCGCGTCGGTCACGTCCTCCTCCACCCAGTCCGGCCGCGGGACCAGCACCGAGCAGGCGGCCCGGGCGAACAGGAACCCGGAGCGGAAGGTCGCCAGCGCGGCGACGACCTGGTCGAACTCGGGCTGCGGCGCGCAGGCGAGCGCCGCTCGGACCCGCAACAGCACCGCCGGGCCGGGCGGCTCGTCGTCGAGAGGGGCGGTCTGCGGGCGGCGCCGGATCCCGGGATCGGCCGTGGGGGCATGCCGCCACGCGAGTGGCAGCCTGTCGTCGATGATCAGCAGCGATGCCATCTCGACCGCCGCGAGTGCCGCGAACCGGAGCCCGTGCTCGCTGATCCACACGTCGGCCAGCGCGGCCTCGTCGGCGGCGTCTCGCGCCGCGATCGCCGCGACGGCGGCGGCCCCGACCGGGACGGCCGCCCCGGCCAGCCACTCCGCTGCCGCCGCCCGGAAGGCCTCCGGTGTGGAGGGGGCGGCGAGGACCTGGCTCACCCGGTGCTGTCGCTCGGCGAGCATCCTGTCGACCCGGGTGCGCGCCTGCGGATCGGCCACGAACGGCCGCACCCGGGCGCCGCCGCGACGCGGATGCAGGTGCTCCAGCCAGGCGTCCGGCAGGATGAGACTGTCCTCTGTTCCCGTGTTCTCCACGCCGCGCAACCTACCGCCGGGGTACGACAGAATCGCCGGCGCGGCACAGGGAGTACTCCGGGCTGACACACACGCTCGGATGAGTCATGATCATCCGCCATGGGGTTCTGGGGAAGTTACGTCATCCATCGCGGCGAGGCCCTGGTGTGGGATCTGCTGCCCGAGGTGCCGGAGCTGCGCGACGGTGACCTGGAGTACGACCAGGTTTCCGGTGGATGGCAGGTCACCCGGATCTGGGCCTCGTCCGGCGACCTGCCGGACACGTTCCTCACCGACCTGCGTGACGCGACCGGGGCTCCGGTGCTGGCCGCCGACATCCTCGACAGTTCCGCCGCCTACGTGCACGCGGTCGGTGTGGGGACGCCGTTCTGGGACACGTGGCTGGACATCGACGCCGCGGTCGCCTACTCCGCGCTGCCGTCCTCGCCGTTCGACGAGGACGGAAACCATCTGGGTGACGACTGGGTGGATCCGAAGTACGAAGCCGAGGCGGCCGCCACCAGGCAGCGCATGCTCGCCGAGACGCTGAGCGGCGCCGCCGCCGCGGCCGCCGCGGTGGCTTGGGCGCGTGAGGCCGGCCTGAGCCCGGCACCGGTCGCTGCGGTGGAGGCGGTGCTGGCCACGACCGGGACATTCGTCGAGGACCAGTTCTTCACGGTGCTCAACCGGCTCGGCGTCGACACGTTCGCGGTACCGGCCCGGCCCACGGTCGCTGAGCTGCTGAGCGGGCTGATCGGCCACCGGCTGGAGGGCGTCGACGTCGTCGCGCACCAGCCGGTACGCGGCGAACACCTGAGCCATGCCGCAGCGCCTGACCTGCTCTGGCGCTTCGGTGACCACCCGCTCCTGATCTCGTGCGGGTGCCGCCACGAGGTGGAGTTACGGTCAGTGACCGTTTCGCCGGGTCAGGGGTCCGCGTACGATCCGGCGGAGGCGTTCGTGGGCGCCCGGCTGAGCGGTGCCGCCCCCCTGTTCGGGAAGTATGCGCAGGCGGAGGGTGCGGTGCTGCGGTTCGGCGAAGGCGACCTCGTCATCCGCTCCGCGGGCGGCGACTGGGCCGCGACGCTGGACGACGGCGTTCACCCTCGCCGCTGGTTGTCTTGACCGTTGCCGAGCGCATGTCGGCGCGGGTGAGCCGGCGTGATCTCGAAGTAGGGAGACAGGCAGACCTGTCAGCGGGTGAAGAGGGCCTGCCAGCGGGTCGGCAGGGTGGTTCCGGCGACATCCACCTGGGTGATCGAGATCGGCCTCAACCCGCCGGTCGCGAAACCGTCGACCTCGGCCCGGGTGAGCGGCCACGGCGGCCCGGACCCGTCACTGTCCACCCGGGTGGTGGCCGCCGCGAGCACGACCAGCAGCCCGCCGGGCGCCACGAACGTGCCGGCCACGGCGATCGCGCGGGCTCGGACAGCGGCCGGCAGGGCCTGTACGTTGTTGCTCTCCAGCACCAGGTCGAAGCCGTGCCGCCACTGGGTGGGCGGATCGAGCAGGTCCGCCACGACATAGTCGACCGGGCTCGACGGATGCCGGGCACGGGCCAGGTCGATGGCGGTGGCCGAGATGTCGAAAGCGGTCACCGCATACCCGAGCGCGGCCAGATACTCCGAGTCCCGGCCGGGACCGCAGCCGACGACCAGCGCCCGGCGGCCGTCCCCGGCGGGCAGGTCCAGCGCCCGCAGATGGGCGCTGGGTGCGGCGACGTCCCAGGGCACTTCGGCTCGCCCGTCGCGCGCTTGGGCGTACAGATGCTCGAACCAGCCGGTGGGATCACCCACCGCGAGGGAGGCCGCGGCCAGGCGCCGGACGTCGGCGGCGGTCATCGGGGAACGACGCGGCGCAGCTCGCGCAGGGCCTGGCGGCGCACGTCGCCGGTGAGGGTGTCGACGTAGAGGCGGCCGTCGAGGTGGTCGGTCTCGTGCTGGAGTGCCCGGGCCAGGAAGCCGGCGCCCTCGATGACGAGGGGTTCGCCGTGCTGGTCGAAGCCGTGGCAGACGACGGATTCGGAGCGGCGGGTGTCGAAGCCCATGCCGGGCAGCGACAGGCAGCCCTCCTCGTCGGTCTGCTCGCCGGCGAAGTCGCTGAGCACCGGGTTGACGACGTGGCCGACCCGGCCGCCGACGTTGTACGAGAACACCCGCAGGCCGACGCCGATCTGTGGGGCGGCGACGCCGGCGCGGCCGGGTTCGCGGACGGTGTCCTCGAGGTCCTGGACGAGTTCGCGCAGTGCCGCGTCGAAGGTGGTGACGTGGTCGGCGGGTGTGCGCAGGACCGGGTCGCCGAAGAGCCGAATAGGCCTGACTGTCATGCCCGCAAGGCTATCTGGTCGTTACGTGAATAGGACGGGCCGGTCGTTGACCAGCATCTGCCGGAGTTTGATCAGGGACCGCCGGGTCTGGCTCTTGACGACGGTGACGGGCACCCCGAGTTCCTGGGCGACCTGTTCCACACTGTGGTCGGCGAAGTAGCGCAGCATGACGATGGCCCGGTCGCGGGCGGGCAGGCGGGCGAGGGCGTCGAGCATGGTGAGCCGCAGTTCGGGGCTCATCGAGTAGGCGGGTTCGCGCAGTTCGCCGGGGACGGCCTCGGTGGAGCTGCGGCGGCGCCGGTGGTCGAGGTAGACGCGCAGGAGCACGCGCTGGGCGTACGCGATGAGGTTGTCGCTGTCGACGGCCCGGTCCCAGCTGAGGAACAGCTTGGTGAGGGTGGTCTGGGTGAGGTCCTGGGCCAGGTGCCAGTCCCGGCACAGCTGGAAGGCGCTGCTGTGCAGCCGGGCCGTGCTGGCGTGGGCGAATCCCGCGAAGTCCACCCGGAGGTGGATGCCGGAGACCGGTGGATCAAGGGTGTCGAGCATGACCGCGATGTCGCCTCTCTGCAGCCACCACGGCACTCTCGTGCCATTGTGGACCGCCTCGGTGCCGCGCGTGCGTCAAATTACGCGCTCAGCCCCCTGCTGTGGGGGCGGATGCCGACAGTGGCACGCAATAGGTAGAGGCGGCTCGGAGAGAGCTTGGAGGAGGCTGTGGGGGTCACACGCCGCGCAGGGCGGCCCGCAGGGGTCCGGCTTTGGCGGCGGCTTCGGCGACCTCGTCGGCCGGGTCGCTGTCGATGGTGATGCCGCCGCCGGCCCAGGCGTGGACGCGGCGGCCGTCGACGGCGACGGTGCGGATGCTCAGGCCGAGGTCGAGGTGGTCGTGGCCGAGCCAGCCGAGGGCGCCCATGCTGACGCCGCGGCCGACCGGTTCGAGGGCGGCGATCTGGGCGAGGGCGGCGAGTTTGGGGGCGCCGGTGACGCTGCCGCCGGGGCAGACGGCCCGCAGCAGGGCGGCCAGGTCGACGTCGCCGTCGAGCGGGGCGGAGACGACGGATTCGGCCTGCCAGAGACCCACCCATCGGCGTACGGCGAACAGCTCGTCCACCCGCACCGGCCCGGTCCCGGGCAGCCGGGCGAGGTCGTTGCGTTCCAGGTCGACGATCATCACGTGCTCGGCGCGTTCCTTGGTGGAGGCGAGCAGTTCGCGGCGGCCGGCGTCGGTGGCGGGGCGGGTGCCCTTGATCGGGCGGGTGATGACCCGGCCGTGGCGGACCTCGACGAGGGTTTCCGGGGAGGCGGTGGCCATGGCCCAGCCGTCGCCGGCCAGGACGCCGCCGTAGCGGGCGCCGGGCAGTCCGGCTACGCGGTGCAGCGCGGGCCCGGGGTCGCCGGTGTAGGGCGCCGACGCGTGCCCGACGACGTTGACCTGGTAGACGTCGCCGCGGGCGATGGCGGCCCGGACCTGGTCGACGGCGTGGGCGTGGTCGGCGCGGCTCCAGCTGTCCCGCCAGGGCCCGAGCGACCATCCCTTAGAAAGGGAAAAATCGCCCTGAAAGTCGGAATGTCGGTATACAACCGCGTAAACGTCGGGAATGCTGGGCACTGGCGAGGGGGCGCCGACCACTCCCCCAGCCATCACGCATCCGGCATCCGCCGACACGTACAGTGCTGCCCCGCAAGTTGCACCATCGCCGATCGTCTTGTTTTTGTCACCCGTTCGGCCAAGGTTCCGCACCGGTAGTCCGTTGCCGTCGAGGAATGCGGCCAGAAGCTCGGCAGGGTCACCGGGATCACCCCGATGCCATCGAAAAGCGCTCAACACGTCATGACGTGCACCGCAGTCCGCCGGGGCGCCCGGCGGCGCACCGAACGGAGGTAGCGGAGAGTGGTCAACGACGCCGCCGCCGTGGAACATCGGAATCGAGGAAGCGGACACCGGCGCCGTCACCGGGTTGAACCGCTGTCGTTCGATGTGAGGTAACGTTCGTCACCGCGATTGTGAACCTTCACACAACCCCCAACGGAGATCCACCGATGTGCCAGCACCTGAACCCATGCCCCCCCGCCGACGCTACCGACCGTGAGGCCGCACTCATCATCGCGACCTTCCGGGAGCAGGGCTGGAGCCTGCTCTGCAACGGCGTCATCATCTTCGAGGACACCGGCGAGCTGCTGCCGGACGGCACCATGATCGAGCCGCACCGCGGCCCGGCGGTGCACGCCCTGGCGGCGTGACCCGTCACCGAACACGCGACGCAGCGTAATCAATCGACGACTACGAAGGCGGCGCAGGCCGCGATCAAAGACGACCGCGACCTGCGCGACTGAGATCAGTCCTCGAACGCCTCGGGCGACGGGCACGAGCAGACCAGATTCCGGTCTCCGAAGGCCCCGTCGATCCGGCGCACCGGCGGCCAGTACTTCGCCGTCCGGTCCACGCCCGCCGGGAAACCGGCAACGGAGCGTGAATACGGGTGAATCCACTCATCCGCCGTCACCGCCGACGCCGTGTGCGGCGCGTTGGCCAGCGGATTGTCGTCCTTCGGCCACACCCCGGCCGCGACCTGGTCGATCTCACCCTTGATGGCGATCATCGCGGCGATGAAGCGATCCAGCTCCGCCAGATCCTCGCTCTCGGTCGGCTCGACCATGAGCGTGCCGGCCACCGGGAACGACATGGTCGGCGCGTGGAAGCCGTAGTCGATCAGCCGCTTGGCCACGTCGTCGACCGAGACACCGGTCGCCTTGGTGATCGGGCGCAGGTCGAGGATGCACTCGTGCGCGACCAGGCCGTGCTCACCCGCGTACAGCACCGGGTAGTGCTCGCGCAGCCGCGCCGCCACATAGTTGGCCGCCAGCACCGCCGACGCGGTCGCCGCCGCGAGACCGTCCGGGCCCATCATCCGGATGTACGCCCACGAGATCGGCAGGATCCCCGCCGAACCGTGCGCCGCCGCCGAGACGGCGTGGTGGTCGCCCTGCTCGAGCGGGTCGCCGGGCAGGAATTCCGCGAGGTGCGCGCCGACCGCGACCGGGCCCACGCCGGGACCGCCCCCGCCGTGCGGGATGCAGAACGTCTTGTGCAGGTTCAGGTGCGAGACGTCCGCCCCGAACTTCCCGGGCCGGGCGTAGCCGACCAGCGCGTTCAGGTTGGCGCCGTCCACGTACACCTGGCCGCCCGCCTCGTGCACCTTGGCGCACAGGTCGGCGATCGAGGTCTCGTAGACGCCGTGGGTGGACGGGTAGGTCACCATGATCGCCGAGAGCGCGTCCCGGTGCTTCTCGATCTTGGCGTCCAGGTCGGCCAGGTCGACGTTGCCGTCCGCGTCACACGCGACCACGACCACCCGCATGCCGGCCATCACGGCGCTGGCCGCGTTGGTGCCGTGCGCGCTCGACGGGATCAGGCACACGTCGCGGTGGGTCTCGCCGCGGGAACGGTGGTAGCCGCGGATGGCGAGCAGGCCGGCCAGCTCGCCCTGGGAGCCGGCGTTCGGCTGGACGCTGACCGCGTCGTAGCCGGTGATCTCGGCGAGCCACTTCTCCAGCTGGGCGACGAGATGCTCGTAGCCGGCAACCTGCGATTTCGGCGCGAACGGGTGGATGGCGGCGAATTCCGGCCAGGTGACCGCCTCCATCTCGGTGGTGGCGTTCAGCTTCATCGTGCACGAGCCCAGCGGGATCATGCCGCGGTCCAGCGCGTAGTCCCGGTCCGACAGTTTGCGCAGGTAGCGCAGCATGCTCGTCTCGGAGTGGTGGGTGTTGAACACCGGGTGCGCCAGGTAGTCGCCGGTGCGCTCCAGGTCGGCCGGGATCGGGCGGCCGACCGAAACAGGCTCGTCGCACACGTAGGCGCCCGCGACGGCCGTACCGAACGCGTCCCAGACCCGCTGCACCTCGGACGCGGTGGTGGTCTCGTCGCAGGAGACCGACACGTGGTCGGCGTCGACGAGGCGCAGGTCGATGCCGTACTTGGCGGCCGCGTCCAGGACGGCCTCGGCCTTGCCGGGGACGCGGGCGAGCACGGTGTCGAAGAAGTGGTCGTACACCACGGTCACGCCGTCGACGGTGCGCAGGCCGGCGGCCACGCGGGCGGCGTGCCCGTGAGTGCGGGCCGCGATGGCGCGCAGCCCGGCCGGGCCGTGGTAGACCGCGTACATGCTGGCCATGACGGCGAGCAGCACCTGCGCGGTGCAGATGTTGCTGGTCGCCTTCTCCCGGCGGATGTGCTGCTCACGGGTCTGCAGGGCGAGCCGGTAGGCCTGGTCGCCGTCGGCGTCCTTCGAGACGCCGACCAGACGCCCGGGAAGCGACCGCTCCAGGCCGTTGCGCACCGCCAGGTAGCCGGCGT includes these proteins:
- the gcvP gene encoding aminomethyl-transferring glycine dehydrogenase → MTSPFVSRHIGPGPDEQSHMLKTVGYGSVEELMDAAIPSSIRFDGSLDLPAGISEEQAIAELRGIAGRNVVATPMIGLGYYGTVTPAVIKRNVLENPAWYTAYTPYQPEISQGRLEALLNFQTMVTDLTGMVTANASMLDEATAVAEAMTLARRAAKNKSNVYAVDADTFPQTLSVLRTRAEPLGIVIHLVDLDGGEQLPDDYFGLHLQYPGASGKIRDHAALVEAAHVTGALVTVAADLLALTLLRSPGDIGADIAAGTTQRFGVPLGFGGPHAGYLAVRNGLERSLPGRLVGVSKDADGDQAYRLALQTREQHIRREKATSNICTAQVLLAVMASMYAVYHGPAGLRAIAARTHGHAARVAAGLRTVDGVTVVYDHFFDTVLARVPGKAEAVLDAAAKYGIDLRLVDADHVSVSCDETTTASEVQRVWDAFGTAVAGAYVCDEPVSVGRPIPADLERTGDYLAHPVFNTHHSETSMLRYLRKLSDRDYALDRGMIPLGSCTMKLNATTEMEAVTWPEFAAIHPFAPKSQVAGYEHLVAQLEKWLAEITGYDAVSVQPNAGSQGELAGLLAIRGYHRSRGETHRDVCLIPSSAHGTNAASAVMAGMRVVVVACDADGNVDLADLDAKIEKHRDALSAIMVTYPSTHGVYETSIADLCAKVHEAGGQVYVDGANLNALVGYARPGKFGADVSHLNLHKTFCIPHGGGGPGVGPVAVGAHLAEFLPGDPLEQGDHHAVSAAAHGSAGILPISWAYIRMMGPDGLAAATASAVLAANYVAARLREHYPVLYAGEHGLVAHECILDLRPITKATGVSVDDVAKRLIDYGFHAPTMSFPVAGTLMVEPTESEDLAELDRFIAAMIAIKGEIDQVAAGVWPKDDNPLANAPHTASAVTADEWIHPYSRSVAGFPAGVDRTAKYWPPVRRIDGAFGDRNLVCSCPSPEAFED